Proteins co-encoded in one Grus americana isolate bGruAme1 chromosome 12, bGruAme1.mat, whole genome shotgun sequence genomic window:
- the SLC25A14 gene encoding brain mitochondrial carrier protein 1, translating to MSALNWKPFVYGGLASIVAEFGTFPVDLTKTRLQVQGQSADARFREVRYRGMFHALFRICREEGGRALYSGIAPALLRQASYGTIKIGIYQSLKRLFVDRMEDETLLINVICGVVSGVISSAIANPTDVLKIRMQAQGSLFQGGMIGSFIDIYQQEGTRGLWRGVVPTAQRAAIVVGVELPVYDITKKHLILSGLMGDTIFAHFVSSFTCGLAGAIASNPVDVVRTRMMNQRAIVGSTELYKGTLDGLVKTWKSEGFFALYKGFWPNWLRLGPWNIIFFITYEQLKRLPF from the exons ATGTCCGCGCTGAACTGGAAACCCTTCGTGTACGGCGGGCTCGCCTCCATTGTGGCCGAGTTCG GCACCTTCCCCGTGGACCTCACCAAGACGCGCCTGCAGGTGCAGGGCCAGAGCGCCGATGCGCGGTTCCGCGAGGTCCGGTACCGCGGCATGTTCCACGCTCTCTTCCGTATCTGCCGTGAGGAGGGCGGCCGGGCCCTCTACTCGGG GATCGCCCCCGCGCTGCTGAGACAGGCGTCCTACGGCACCATAAAGATCGGCATCTACCAGAGCTTGAAGCGGCTGTTTGTGGATCGGATGGAAG ATGAGACGTTGCTAATCAATGTGATCTGCGGAGTGGTTTCAGGGGTGATCTCCTCTGCGATTGCCAATCCGACAGATGTGCTGAAG ATCCGAATGCAGGCGCAAGGCAGTTTATTCCAGGGTGGCATGATCGGCAGCTTCATCGACATCTACCAGCAGGAGGGTACCCGAGGCCTCTGGAGG GGTGTTGTCCCGACAGCCCAGAGAGCCGCCATCGTGGTCGGGGTGGAGCTGCCAGTCTACGACATCACCAAGAAGCACTTAATTCTGTCGGGCCTGATGGGTGACACCATCTTTGCCCACTTCGT TTCCAGTTTTACGTGTGGGCTGGCGGGGGCCATTGCCTCCAACCCTGTGGACGTGGTGCGGACACGGATGATGAACCAGCGGGCAATAGTGGGCAGCACGGAGCTCTATAAGGGCACGCTGGATGGCCTCGTGAAG ACCTGGAAGAGCGAGGGCTTCTTTGCGCTCTATAAAGGCTTCTGGCCCAACTGGCTTCGGCTCGGTCCCTGGAACATCATT TTTTTTATCACGTACGAGCAGTTGAAGCGACTTCCATTCTGA
- the GPR119 gene encoding glucose-dependent insulinotropic receptor — protein sequence MAGSALGAILAVLASLIITANVLVAIALLCLIQKSGSKGLYFVLNLAVADAMVGFTVTGLVMDEFSQPFYPSQIFCVLRMAFVTSSSAASILSLILVACDRHLAIRKPFHYFQLVTGLRVGVRLVGLWLVAAVIGFLPVLIPGFQNTSTGEKCSFFRVFHPTYMLTVFCVGFFPALFLFIYLYCDMLKIASVHVQHIREVEHAGLAGGCPPSRTTSDMKAMRTVAVLIGCFTLSWLPFFIASIVQTVCPECFPYKVIEHYLWLLGLCNSLLNPLLYSCWQKDVRLQLSRLAAGVKRRVLLHLGNRHRFPSRGTKSLPTVSCLRLQD from the coding sequence ATGGCTGGCTCAGCTCTGGGAGCCATCCTCGCTGTGCTGGCCTCGctcatcatcactgccaacGTGCTGGTGGCCATCGCTCTCCTTTGCCTCATCCAGAAGAGCGGCTCCAAGGGGCTCTATTTTGTCCTTAATCTCGCCGTTGCGGATGCCATGGTTGGCTTCACAGTCACGGGTCTGGTGATGGATGAGTTTTCCCAGCCCTTTTATCCTTCCCAGATCTTCTGCGTCCTGAGAATGGCTTTCGTGACCTCCTCTTCCGCCGCCTCTATCTTATCCCTGATTCTGGTTGCGTGCGACAGGCACCTGGCAATCAGGAAGCCTTTCCACTATTTCCAGCTGGTGACAGGCCTGCGGGTCGGGGTGCGCTTGGTGGGGCTCTGGCTGGTTGCTGCCGTCATCGGCTTCCTCCCAGTCCTCATCCCGGGCTTCCAGAACACCTCCACCGGGGAGAAGTGCTCCTTCTTCAGAGTCTTCCACCCCACCTACATGCTCACCGTCTTCTGCGTCGGCTTCTTCCCAGCgctctttctcttcatttatcTCTACTGCGACATGCTGAAAATTGCCTCTGTGCACGTGCAGCATATCCGGGAAGTGGAGCAcgcagggctggcggggggctgccccccatCCCGCACCACCAGCGACATGAAGGCCATGCGCACCGTCGCCGTGCTCATCGGCTGCTTCACGCTGTCCTGGCTGCCCTTCTTCATCGCCAGCATCGTGCAAACCGTCTGTCCCGAGTGCTTCCCCTACAAAGTCATCGAGCACTACCTCTGGCTGCTGGGACTGTGCAACTCCCTCCTGAACCCCCTGCTCTACTCCTGCTGGCAGAAGGACGTGCGGCTCCAGCTCTCCCGGCTGGCTGCGGGTGTGAAGAGGAGAGTCCTCCTCCACCTGGGGAACCGCCACCGCTTCCCCAGCAGAGGCACCAAGTCTCTCCCCACCGTGTCCTGCCTGCGGCTCCAGGACTGA